From the Deinococcus sp. YIM 134068 genome, one window contains:
- a CDS encoding winged helix-turn-helix transcriptional regulator, whose amino-acid sequence MSTAHTGFCPVYRAIGVLQEKWVLHIVRALLDGEKGFNELARAVGGCNSATLTQRLEHLESLAVIAKRTEDSHGKLARSVYTLTPAGKELQSVIDAIDTWGRAHLGQEGAEADCAPARSA is encoded by the coding sequence ATGAGCACCGCACACACTGGATTTTGCCCGGTCTACCGGGCCATCGGCGTGTTGCAGGAAAAGTGGGTGCTGCATATCGTCCGGGCGCTGCTGGACGGCGAGAAGGGGTTCAACGAACTCGCCCGCGCCGTCGGCGGCTGCAACAGCGCCACCCTCACGCAACGCCTGGAACATCTGGAAAGCCTCGCCGTCATCGCCAAGCGCACCGAGGACTCCCACGGCAAGCTCGCCCGCAGCGTCTACACCCTGACGCCCGCCGGGAAGGAGTTGCAGAGCGTCATCGACGCCATCGACACCTGGGGCCGGGCACACCTGGGACAGGAAGGGGCCGAGGCGGACTGCGCCCCCGCGCGCTCGGCGTGA
- a CDS encoding AAA family ATPase, with translation MAPTVYYVVGPPGSGKRTIGKHLSRLTGAALLDNHISNDPIFTAFGLDGVRPIPAEVWDLVGKVRALVREAALAAPPQVSHIFTNWLIADEGEWPSVERLRDLAARRGATFVPVWLTCDTEELARRMTLPERAERLKLRDPEGLRTLLREMGNLPPPRDAIRIDTTNLASADAALLIASHAGALF, from the coding sequence ATGGCTCCCACCGTCTACTACGTCGTCGGGCCGCCGGGCAGCGGCAAGAGGACCATCGGCAAGCACCTCTCGCGCCTGACGGGGGCGGCGTTGCTGGACAACCACATCTCCAACGATCCGATCTTCACGGCCTTCGGGCTGGACGGCGTGCGGCCCATTCCCGCCGAGGTCTGGGACCTCGTGGGCAAGGTGCGGGCGCTCGTGCGGGAGGCGGCGTTGGCGGCCCCGCCACAGGTGAGCCACATCTTCACCAACTGGCTGATCGCCGACGAGGGCGAGTGGCCGTCGGTCGAGCGGCTGCGCGACCTCGCCGCCCGGCGTGGGGCCACCTTCGTCCCCGTCTGGCTGACGTGCGACACGGAAGAACTCGCCCGCCGCATGACCCTCCCCGAGCGGGCCGAGCGGCTCAAGCTCCGCGACCCGGAGGGCCTCCGCACTCTGCTCCGCGAGATGGGCAACCTCCCACCCCCACGGGACGCCATCCGCATCGACACCACGAACCTCGCCTCGGCGGACGCGGCACTTCTGATCGCGTCGCACGCCGGGGCGCTGTTTTAA